The window GCTCAAGGATCTGAATATTGCGCGCGCCGATGTGGTGCGCGCGATGTGGGCCGCTGGTGCGGCGGGCTGGGTGCTCGGCGAACATGGCACCTTCGCCGCGGAGGTCTGCGGCTGTCAGGTGGAGATTGGCGCGGCGGGCGCGATGGGCGCGGCGGCGGTCGTGGAAATGGCGGGAGGTTCGGCGGCACAGTGCTGCGACGCGGCGGCGGTGATGTTCCAGAACGCGATGGGGCTGGTCTGCGACCTCGTACAGGCGACAGTGGAGATACCCTGCCACACGAGAAACGCCTCTTTCGCCTCACAGGCCTATATCTGTGCGGATCTGGTGCTCGGGGGTTACCGCAATCCGGTGGGCATCGACGGCACGGTAGAGGCCGTATGCGCCACCGGCAGGATGATGCCCTGCGAGCTGCGCTGTACTTCGCTCGGCGGCATGGCGGTGACAGAAGAGGCTTTGGCGATGAAGAAGAGAAGATGAGTATCAGGGCAAACACATCGATAGCTGGCATACGCTGGCCTCTAAGCCTGTGCACAGCGGCTTGTCCTGTTTTATACCCCGCACAAAACAAAAATAAGATTCCAAGCCGCTAGATGCCGGGTCAAGCCCGGCATGACAAGACAAACATAAACCGTAATTTATTTAGCTTCTGACTTTACTGACGCGTCTACCCTGAGATGAATATTGGGATATTTGACGTTTCTGATACTTAATAACTCCGCACACAAAAAGCGGCGCGATGAAGGCCTTACTTGCCTGCCTCTCGCGTCGCTTTTTCTTACAAAATTTTATCTTTAAAATACGTAATCCAGTATCAGCTCGCGCCGTTCGGCCTTTTCGGAGACGCTCCAGCAGTCCGTAAGGTATTTCATCGCCTCGGCGAGTTTGGTATCGTCGTTGTAGAGCAGCTCTATCACCGTATCGCCGACGGAGACGGCGTCGCCTACCTTTTTCATGAGATGTACCGACACGGCATGGTCTATCTTGTCGTCAAGCTTCATACGGCCGCCGCCGAGCGCGCGCAGCGCCTCGCCTACGGAGAGCGCGTCCAGTTTCGCGAGGTATCCTCTCTTGGAACTCTTGATCAGGAAGCTCTTCCGCGCCCGCGGCAGTATTTCAAGCGGGTGCCGGACGACTTCGGGGGCGCCGCCCTGCGCAGTGATTATCTCGGCGAATTTTTTCAGCGCCGAACCGTCGTCGAGTGCGCGTTCGGCAATTTTCACCCCCTCCTGCGCGTCTTTTACGACGGAGGCGACGGCGAGCATCAGTCCACAGAGCGTCACGCAGAGTTTCCTCGTATCGGCGGGGCCGCGTCCGCTCAGGACCTCCACCGCCTCAAAGACCTCAGATGCGTTGCCCACCCATTCGCCAAGCGGCTGTTCCATGTCGGTTATCGCGACGACGGCGCCTTTGCCAAGTTTTTTCGACACCTTGACAAGGTTTTCCGCAAGCGCCGCGGCGGCCTCACGGTCTTTCATAAAGGCTCCGCTGCCGCATTTCACGTCAAAGACGTAGCCGAAGGCGCCGCCCGCAAGTTTTTTGCTGACGATGCTCGCGGTGATGAGCTCCGTGGAGGGGACGGTCCCCGTCACGTCGCGCAGCTTGTAGAAGCGTCCCTCCGCGGGGGCCAGCTGCTTTGAGTGGCCGGAGATGGCGCAGCCTATGCGGCGCACCTGCGCGAGGAATTCATCCGGCTCAAGGTGCATCCGCATCCCCGGAATGGATTCCAGCTTATCGACCGTACCGCCCGTAAAACCAAGGCCGGGGCCGGAGAGTTTGGAGACGGAGGCGCCGCAGGCCGCGGCGAGCGGCAGAAGGACCAAAGTAGTCTTATCCCCGACGCCGCCGGTGCTGTGTTTGTCGACGATATGAAGGTCGGCCGGAAATGAATAGCTCTCCCCAGACTTCGCGAGGGCCTCGGTAAAGTACATCGTCTCGTCGCTGTCCAGCCCGTTAAGGAAGGCCGCCATCAGCCAGGCGGACAGCTGGTAGTCCGGCGCTTCGCCGGCCATCAGCTTGGCGATCAGCTCGTTGAATTCGTCTCTGCCGTGGCGGCCTTTGTCACGCTTTTTCTCGATAAACTCGATCATATTGAACATCATAGACGCACCTCCTCGATGAATGCCTCTATCAGCCGCGCCACAGACTCACCTGCCTTGGACATCGTCTCCAGGACCTCCTGGTGGGTCAGCTTTTCGGAGGTAATCCCCGCGGCGTAGTTAGCGGCGCAGGAGATGCCAAGCACGCGGATGCCCATGTGGTTCGCGGCGATCACCTCGGGCACGGTGGACATTCCCACGATGTCGGTGCCGAAGGTCCGCGCCATGCGTATCTCGGCCGGCGTTTCAAAGGAGGGACCGCTGAAGGCGATATAGACTCCGCGCCGCAGCGCGATCCCCTCCTTCGCGGCGGCGTGCTCCAATACGCGCAGGAATTCTTTGTCATAGGCCGCCGTCATGTCGGGGAAACGCGTGCCCCAGTCGTCGTTGTTCACGCCGATGAGCGGATTGGTCCCCATGTAGTTGATATGGTCCTCGATGGCGACGATGGAACCTGGTACGATATCGGTGTTTACCGCGCCGGAGGCGTTAGTTACGACGAGAGCCTTTATCCCCAGCTGTCCGAGGACGCGCACAGGGAAGGTGACCTCCGCCATCGTATAACCCTCGTAGTAATGGACGCGTCCCTGCATTGCCGCTACGGGCTTACCGCGCAGATATCCGAGCAGGAGTTTGCCCTCGTGTCCGGGAGCCGTGGAACGCGGCCAGTAGGGTATCTCTTCGTAGGGGATGATCTCCGGACGCTCCAGCTGTTCGGCTATGCGTCCAAGTCCCGAGCCCAACACGATCGCCGTCTGCGGCCGTATGGCGCTTCTTCTCTCAATATACCGCAGCGCTTCGTCTACCTTGTCCCAGTGATACATATGTCACTCCTCCTCACATCAGGCTGATTATAATAATTTAATATTCCCGGCGGCGCTCAAGCTCTTGGATGGAAACGGTCATAGTAATCTCTCAGCTCCGTATCCATGTGCGTATATTTTTCCGTCGTCATGATCGAGCTGTGCCCCAGTATCTCCTGCAGCGTGCGCTGATCCATGCCGTTGCGCAGCAGGTGCGTCGCGAAGGTGTGGCGCAGCACGTGCGGATGAAGCCGAGCGGCGGGGATATTCGCCATCAGCCCGCGCTTCCGCATGATCACCCACAGCGTCTCGCGGTGCAGCTGCCTCCCGTTTCTTGAGAGGAAGAGCCACTCCGCCCCGTGTTTGTCGAGCTTCGGGCGGTACTCGGCGATATATTCCTCGATGACGCGGCGGACCGCCCCAATATAGGGAATCGTCCGCTCTTTGTCGCCCTTGCCGCGCGCGTATAGTATGCCGTTCGCGGCGTCAAGGTCGCGCAGCCTCACATGGCAGAGCTCGGAGGCCCTCATGCCCGCTCCGTAGGCGAGCTCGATAAAGGCCCGGTCGCGTTTGCCGACCGGCGTGCCGTCTTCGCAGGCGTTGATTATCCGCTGCACCTCGCCCTCGGTCATCACCTGCGGCAGGACCTTCGTCCTCGCCGGCAGCGGTGCGAGGCGCGGCAGGTTGTCGCTTACACCGTCGTACTGCAAAAAACGCGCGAAGGAGCGGAGCATCGCCCCCAGGCGCTGTACGGAGGACTTTTTTCGTCCCTCTCCCTGCTGTGCAAGCAGAAAACGCGAGATGGCGTCGGCCTGCATGTCAAGCGGGTCGTGTCCGCTGGCCTCACAGTGCGCGAGCCATATCTGCATATCGGAGTTGTAGGCGCGCTGCGTATTCTCGCTGCAGCCGCGCTCAAGCCGGAGGTAGTCGGTGAAGCGCTCGAGCGTCCTGCCAAGTTCACCTCCGGCGGGGCGTTTCATTTTTGCGGCCTCCTGGCCATGTACCAGTAGAAAGCCATCAGCGTCTTGCCGTCTTTTATCTTCTTTTCGGCGATCATCTTTTCCAGCTCTTCCGGGGCAAAGGCAAATACCTTGATATATTCGTCTTCGTCCTCGGGGAGTTTGGAGGAGACCAGTTCGTCTGCGTAGTAAACGATAATCTTTTCGGTACAGAAGCCGGGAGAGCTGTAAAATTCCGCGATCTCCTCTATATGGCCCGGCCGGTAACCAATCTCTTCCTGCAGCTCGCGCACCGCGGTCTCGCGCGGGTCCTCCCCCTCTTCTACAAGCCCCGCGGGGATCTCGTAGATATCCTCGTCTATCGCGTGGCGGTATTGCCGGACAAGAATTATCTCTCCCCGCTCGTTGACGGGGAGGATCGCCACCGCCGACTTATGGAGCACAACCTCGCGCACCTTTTCGGAGCCGGAGGGAAATTTCACGGTATCCACGCGGAGGTCGATGATACGTCCCTTATATTTGCAGTCCGAACGCACGATATTACGCAGCTGACTTTTTGAATCGCTCAAGACAAACACCTCTTATCCTATCTCTTCACCGTTTTCTATGCGGGCCCCGCGCGCCCAATCCTCGGCGCGCTGCGGCCTTTTGCCCTCCGGCTGCACCTCGACGAGTTTAAGCGCCCCCTCGCGGCAGACGACGACGGGCGCGCCATCGACGATCTCACAGCGGCAGACCGCGCAGTCCGCCGAGGGCAGAGGCTCTGCCGCGTGTACGCGGAGCCGCTTGCCGTGAACCATGCAATAGACTCCCGGGGAGCATCCGATGCCCCTGATCTTATTGATTATCTCTTCGGCGCTTTCCGCGCGCCAGTCAATCTTTCCTTCGGACTTATCTATCTTTGGAGCCGTCGTCACATTTTCTTCTTTTTGGGGCGTAAAGCGCCACTCTGCGGGCGCTACGCCGCAAAGATAATGAAGCAGCGTCTCGGAGCCAAGCACAGCGGCCTTTTCCATCAGCGCCGCGGCGTCGTCCTCCGGTTCTATCACAAGCTCCGGCTGCGCCAATACGGGGCCGGAGTCCATGCCGGCGTCAAGCCGGAAGATGGAGACCGCCGTCTTTGTACGTCCATCCATCAGCGCGCGCTGGATAGGGGCCGAGCCGCGGTATTCCGGCAGCTTCGAGGGGTGGATGTTGAGGCAGCCTAAGGAGGCCATAGAGAGCACCGGCTCTTTTATCATCTGGCCGAAGTCTATCACCAGTATCACATCGGGGCTGTTTTGCCGCAGCCATTCGAGGCGCTCCGCGTCGGCGGACAGCCTAGCCGTCGTATATACTGGCAGATCCAGCGACTGCGCAAGCTCCCATACCGGCGTATTCTGCAGTTTAAGGCCACGCCCCGCCGTCCGCGGAGCGTTCGTCAGCACCCACATGGGGCGGAGACGGCGCGATATTATCTCCAGGCAGCGCGCGGCGAAGCGGCCTGAGCCCATGAAGCCAACCGTCAGCTGGTCCATTATTTTTCCGCCGCCCGTTTCGCGATTTTTTTCTTGAGGAACTGACGCTTGAGGGGTGATACCCGGTCGATAAGCAGCCGCCCGTTGAGGTGGTCGATCTCATGAGAAAAGACGCAGGCGCAGAAGCCGTCAAGCTCCCGCCTCTGGGAGACGCCGTTCTCGTCCTGATAGACGACGGTCAGCTTTTCCGGTGAGGCGACCTTTTCGTAGATGCCCGGAAAGCTGAGACAGCCCTCTTCGTTAATAACGGAACCCTCCGCCTCAACGACCTCGGGATTCACCAGCACAAATTTATCGCCGTGGTAGTCTATGACGACGATCCTCTTCGCGACTCCCACCTGGGGCGCGGCAAGGCCGATGCCGTCGTTCGCGTACATGGTGTCAAACATGTCGCCGACGAGAGTTTTAAGCTCTTCGTCAAACTCCGTCACACTCGCCGTCTCTTCGCGGAGCACGGGGTCTGGATAAACACATATAGTTCTAAGGGCCATAATTGACCTCCTGTCATATGTTTTCATATTTATCCTATTGTAACGTAAAAAGAGGCCCCGCTCAAGGTGAGCGGGGCCTCCATATCTCTTGTGAGGATCGTCGGGCTATTCGCCGTCTTCCATTTCGCGCTGTTTGAGAAGATCTCCGATTGAGAAATTCATCTCTTCCTGCGGGAGCTGGCTGTTGGCGCTCTCCTGTCTCCGGCGGTCTCCGCCCTCTGAACGGCGGCGGCGCGGACGGTCCTCGCTGCGCTTCGCGGGAGCTCCGCCCATCGCGGGCTGATCGTGAGATTCCTCACGCGGCGCGCGCCTTACGGGCTCTTCGTTCGCGGGACGCAGGCTGAGGCGGATACGGCGCTCGACGGGGTTAACTTCGAGAACGCGGGCGGTGACTTCCTGTCCCTCTGAAAGGACTTCCTTGGGATTCTCCACTCTCTGCGTCGAGAGCTGTGAGATGTGGATGAGTCCCTCGATACCCTCTTCGAGTTCGACAAAGGCGCCGAAGTCAGCGATGCGGACGACCTTTACAGGTACTTCGGCATCCTTCTGATACTTCTCGGCGGCATCCTTCCAGGGATCGTTAAGCTGCTTGTAGCCCAGGCTGATGCGCTTGCGCTCGGTGTCAGTCTCAATGATCGAAACTTCGACCTTCTGTCCCTTCTTGAGGACTTCTTTCGGGTGCTTGATGCGTGTCCAGCTGAGGTCTCCGATGTGGATGAGTCCCTCTACGCCGGGCTCTATTTCTACAAATGCGCCGAATTCTGTCAGGTTGGTGACGGTACCCTCGGTAACCTTGCCGGGAGTCCAGCGCTCGGCCGCCGTCGTCCAGGGATCGTCAAGCGTCTGGCGGATCGAGAGGGAGATTCTGTTGTTCTCCTTGTCGATGCCTATGACCTTTACCTTGACGTGGTCGCCCTTAGCGACGATCTCTTTGGCCTTCGCGCTGCGCTGCCATGAAAGTTCGCTGATGTGGACAAGCCCTTCCATCGCACCGAGGTTGACGAAAACACCGAAAGACGTGATGCTGCTGACATCGCCCTCAAGCACATCGCCTTCATGTACCTGCTCATAGAAGGCCTGGCGAATGCCTGTGAGTTCCTCTTCGATGAGGCTGCGGCGGGAGAATACGAGGCGGCGCTTTCTGCGGTCCTTCTCGATGAGCTTCACAGAGAATTCCTGGTCGAGGAGTTTTCCGGGATTCACTCCGTGGCCCTCCTGCGTCAGGTGTGAAATAGGGATAAATCCTTCGATGCCGCAGCAGCTCACGATGAGGCCGCCCTTCACCTTACGGATTCCCTTTACTGTGATAGTCTCGTTATTCTCTGCCTCTTCTTCGAGCTTGTTCCAGCGCTCGTCAAATTCGCAGCGCCAGCGTGAGAGTCCAAGCTGGGCGTCTTCGCCCTGCCCGATATTTGTGATCTGCACTCTGACCTTGGCGCCGTTCTCGGGCTCGGGAGTCTCTTCTACGAGAACTCTGTGAGTCCATTCTTTGCGCGGAAGAAAGCCTTCGCATTTGTAGCCTACATCTACGAGCCAGCCGTCCTCACGTGAATCGACGACGGTTCCCTCCACGACCTTGCCGCGGTGGAAGTCGCCCATCACATCGTACTGCTGCATCATTTCTTCCATTGTTTCTTCTTTTTCCTGTGTTTCCATTACGTCTTCTGTACGAAGCTCGTCAACCATTCCCAACATCCTCCTGCTTACATCATCTTTAATTTTTGGATCAGTTCTTTTATCAGCCAGTCGGGGGTGCTGCCTCCCGCGGCTATTCCGATTATGTCCTTATTTTCCAACCAGCCCCTTTCCAGTTCTCCTGCATGTTCTATCCACAAGGTCGGCACCCCTGAACAGGAGCCGATCTCTGCTAACTTTCTCGTGTTGGCGCTGTTTCTGCCGCCTAACACTATCATGCCGTCCGCCTCTTCCGCAAGCCGGCAGACAGACTGCTGGCGCGCGAGAGTCGCGCGGCATATCGTATTATATACCTTTATCTCGGGAGAGACAGAGACAAATCCGCTCACCAGCGCGGAAAAATTTTCCACACGCTGCGTCGTCTGGCTCAGTATCCCGCAGCGCTTGCCGTACAGCTCGTACGGTATCGCCTCCGCGGAGGCCAGCACATGCACCTCTCCTGAAACATAGCCCATAATACCCTTGACCTCCGGATGGGAGGCGTCTCCTAATATTATCACGATATAGCCATCTTGGGAAAGGGTCTTTGCTCTTTCCTGCGCCGTTTTTACAAAAGGGCATGTTCCGTCGACCATTTTCGCGCTTCTTTCGCGCAGCAATTCAAAGACCTCCGGCGTCACCCCGTGGGCCCGCACGAAAGATACCGCGCCCTCAGGCACCTCTTCGGGAGAATCGACGACGATAAGCCCCAGCTTTTCAAGCCGTTCCGTCTCCTGCGGATTGTGTATCGGGCTGCCCAGCGCGTAGACCTGATGAGTCTTTTTCAGTTCGTTCTCTAGCGTCGTGATCGCGCGCTTGACTCCGAAGCAGAGCCCCGTCGGATCGGCGGTGATTATCTTCATGCGCCGCCCTCCAGGTGCGCGAGACAGCGTGGCACGACGTTCCGCAGCGCCTCCTCCTTCGAGACCTCGTCGAAGTCATACCACAGCGCGGGCTCAAAGTGCTTGAACCAGGTCATCTGACGGCGCGAGAAGGCCTTGGTCGAACGGATGTCGCCCTCTATCGCCTCCAGGAAGGTGCATTCGCCGCCGATGTAGCGCACCAGTTCACGGTAGCCGAAGCCCTGCAGCGCCGGAAGCGAGGGAGAATAGCCGTTGTCGAGCAGCCACTTGACCTCCTCGGGATATCCGCTCGCGAACTGCTCTTTGACGCGGCGTTCGATATTTCGGTAAAGATTGGCGCGAAGCCTCGTGAGGCCGATATATAATATTTCATAGGGGGATTCCATCTTATTCTGCCGCCGATACCACCAGCTCGCGTTCTTGCCTGTGATGCGGAATATCTCAAGGGCGCGCATCGTGCGCACTGGGTCGTTTTGGTGTATCTTCGCCCCCGCCTCTGGATCTATCTCCAGCAGCTCCTGATGCAGCGCGGGAAGCCCGCGCCCAGTTATCTCCTCTTCCAGCTGAGACCTGATATTTTCATCCTTCGGCAGATCTTCGGAGAGCATGCCGGTGAGCGCGCGGTAGTAGAATGGCGTGCCGCCGATCAGCAGCGGTACGCGGCCGCGGGCCATGATGCGGTTCACGGCGTCCTCCGCATCCTCCGCAAAGTCGGCGGCGGAATATACCTGATCGGGATCGACGACGTCGATGAGATGATGTATCACCTCGCGCCGTATCTCGCGGGAGACCTTGTCAGTGCCGACGTCAAGATAGCGGTAGACCTGGCGCGAGTCGACCGAGATTACCTCAGCGTTGAGCTTCGCGGCGAGAGACAGGCTGAACTCCGTCTTGCCGACCGCCGTGGGGCCGATTATCGCGATAACGGGGATCTTTTTATCCGTCATCTCTCGAACCAGTCCCGCAGTTTTTTATTTTCGATCAGAAAGACAGTCGGCCTTCCGTGCGGGCAGGTATAGGGCGTGTCGCAGCGTTCGAGACGACGCAGTAAATCAAGGGCCTCCTCCGTCTCAAAGCGCCGTCCAAGCTTTACCGCGTCGCGGCAGGCGAGGCGCGCCATGCGCCACCACACCTCGCGGTCCCGCTTTACGGGGTCGTTCTCAGTCTCCATTCCGCGCAGCGCCGAACGGAGCATATCTATCGGCGAAAGGTGCCCCTTGCCCTTGATCGCGGGCACCGCCGTCACCCTGCCGCCCTCCGTACGGAAGCCGAGCGCCGCGAGCTCTTTTTCATAGAGCGCCGCCTCGGCGGCCACCGCCTGCGGTATCTCCATCGGCAGCGTCAGCCACTGGGTCGCGATATTGTCCTTGAAGGATTCGCATATCTCCTCAAACAGTATGCGTTCGTGCGCCGCGTGTGGGTCCATCACCGCCAGCGCGTCGGGAAAGTCGAAGATCAAAAAACCCTCCGCGCTCTGCCCCACATAGTTTTTATCAAATAAAAATTCCTCTTCCGCACGCGGCGGCTCCTCCGCCGGCGTGAAGATATTCTCCGTGGCGGCCCCGGCGCTCAGCGGGCTCGCGGCGCGCCACGGCCCCTTCTTCTGGAATGTCCAGCCGTTCGGGCTGTACGCCGCGGGCGCGGCGGGAAGCGCCTCCGCTTCGAAGGCCGTCCGCGGCGGCGTCATGAAATCATCAGGAGCACTCGGCGGCAGGGGCGGCGCGGCAATCGAATGCCGCTGTGCGAATATCGCCTTAGCGTTGTCATAGACGATCTTAAAGGCCTCTCCGCTGCGGCGGAAGCGCACCTCCTCCTTCGTCGGATGGATGTTGACGTCGACATCCTGCGGCGGCAGGTCGAGAAGGACGAGCCATTCGCCGTAGGCCGCGGCGTCCGCCGTGGAAAGCGCGGCGCGTATCGCGGCATCCTGCACCCGCCGTCCATTGACGAAGAGCATGATCACCACGCGGCGGGAATCGGGGATCGGATTCCACCAGAGGCGCGCCGAGAGGCTGCCGCTCTGCGATTCGGAATGGTATATCTTCGTCTGGCGGCCCCAGCGGCGCAGCAGCGTATCCTCCACGCAGGCCGCGCCCGTGTATTCGAGAATTTTTTTACTCTCTTCATAAAGGCGGAAAGTCACCTCGGGATGTATCAGCGCGTAGTCGTTGACGATCTGGACGATGCGGCGCAGCTCCGCGGATGAGGTCTTAAGGAATTTACGGCGCGCGGGAAGATTAAAGAACAGATCGTCTATCTGTATCCGCGTCCCCGGCTTTGCGGGAGTCTCCGTGTGGAGGGTGATCTCGCCGGCCTCACAGCGTATCAGGCCGCCAGCTTCAGCCTCGGCAGCCTTGCTGCGTATCTCCATACGCGAGACGGCGGCGATGCTTGCGAGCGCCTCGCCGCGGTAGCCGAGCGTCGATATCCTCTCAAGGTCCTCTATATCCGTTATCTTGCTGGTGGCGTAGCGCTCAAGCGCGAGCGGCAGCTCCGCGCAGGGAATGCCGCAGCCGTCGTCCTCAATAACAAAGGAGCTCTTGCCGCCCTGCTCCGTCTGTATTGAGATCGTGCGCGCGCCCGCGTCGAGCGAATTTTCGATGAGCTCCTTCGCGACCGAGGAGGGGCGCTCTATCACCTCTCCGGCGGCTATCCGTGTGGAAATATCGGGGGCCAATCTCTTTATCATTTGAATCCAAGTACCTTTCTGCTCTCTTCGCGCAGGCGGCAGACGAGTTCCAGCGCCGCCATCGGCGTCATGTTGTTCGGGTCGCAGGCGGCAAGCTCCTCAAGGACCGCCTCCTGGCGCACGTCGAAGAGCGTCAGCTGGTTCTGCTGGGAGCTCTTCACCTCCTCGTTCTTCTCCGCGCCGCGCTCCTCAAATGTAGCCAGCAGCTCCTCGGAGCGGCGCAGCACGGCGGCGGGAACGCCCGCGAGACGCGCCACCTCGATGCCGTAGGAGCGGTCGGAGGGGGCCTCGACGATCTTATGGAGGAAGACCACGCCGCGGTCGCTCTCCTCCACCCCCATACTGAGGTTCACTATCCCCGGCAGAAGCTCCGCGAGCTGGGTCAGTTCGTGGTAATGCGTCGCGAAAAAGACGCGCGGGCGGGCGTGCTCCTGCCCCTGTAAAAACTCAACCACCGACCAGGCGATGCTGAGGCCGTCGTAGGTCGAAGTCCCGCGCCCCACCTCGTCGAGGATTATCAGGCTGCGGTCCGTGGCGTGGCGCAGGATATTGGCGGTCTCCACCATCTCCACCATGAAGGTGCTCTGCCCGCGCGCCAGTTCGTCGCGCGCGCCGATACGCGTGAATACGCGGTCGATGAGCCCGATCTTCGCGCTCTCCGCGGGAATGAAGGAGCCCATGTGCGCCATCACCGCGATCAGAGCCGCCATCCGCAGATAGGTGGACTTACCGGCCATATTGGGCCCCGTGATGATGGCGATACGGCGTCCGTTTTCGTCGCTGAAATTGAAGTCGTTCGGAGTGAAGGGGTTTTTGCCGAGCGTCACCTCGACGACGGGATGGCGCGCGTTTTTGACGACAAAATCCTTGCTCATATCCATTTGCGGACGGCAGTACCCCTGCTCGGCGGCGACGGCGCCAAGCGACAGCAGCGTGTCGAGCTCGGCGATAAAGTTCGCCGTGCGCTGTATCGCCGCCGCCTGCGCCAGCACCGCCTCCACTAGACCGGCGTATATCCGCTCCTCGATCGCCAGCATTTCGCTCTCGGCGCTGAACATTTCGCGTTCAAAGGCCTTGAGCTCGTCTGTGATAAAGCGTTCGGCGTTCACAAGCGTCTGCTTGCGTATATAGTTCATGGGCGCGCGTCCGGCATTGCCCTTAGGAATTTCTATGTAATATCCGAATACCTTGTTGACACCGGCCTTCAGATTCTTTATTCCGCTCCTGGCCCGCTCGGCCTCCTCAAAGGCGGCGAGCCACGACGAGGAATTCTCCGCTTTGCTGCGCCATGAATCAAGTTCCGCGTCAAAGCCGCCCTTAATGACGCCGCCGTCGCGCAGGAAGCGCGGCACGGAATCGGCGACCGCCGCCATCAGCAGCGCCGCGAGCTCCGTGGTGTCGCAGTCCGGAATAAGCGTGGCGAGCGCCTCGTCTTCAGCGGCTAACGCTCTTATCTCCGGCACGAAGTTCAGCGTCTCTTTGATGACCAGCATATCGGAGGGCGAGCCCATGTTGAGGGTGATGCGCGAGAGGGACTTGCCCATGTCGCGGCAGCCCGCCAGCAGCTCGCCGAGACGGGCGCGCAGCCGCGGATCACCCGCAAGCCGTTCCACTATATCCTGCCGCGCCTCTATCGCCGCGATATCCTGCAGCGGCGAGGTGATCCAGTTTTTAAGCATCCGTTTGCCCATCGGCGTACGGCAGCGGTTGAGCACCCAGAATAACGAGGTCGTACTTTGATCGATAAGTTCCAGGTTCGCCTGGGTGTTCTGATCGAGGATCAGGTTTTCACGCGGCAGTATCGGCGTAACGGCGGTTATGTGCGAGGCCTTCGAGAATTGAGTCTCCTCAAGATATTTGACGGCGGTGGCCGCCGCGCCTGCCGCCGCGTCGCGGTCGTCCAGCCCCATCGCGGACAGCGAAGATATATTCCACTTGCGGCAGAGCCAGGAGGAGGCCTGCGGCGGCGAAAAATCCCCCTTGTCGCGCTCCACCGTGTTGCAGGAGGTCAAAGATGGACAGCTTTTACGGAACTGTTCAAGCTGGCCGCGCCGCAGAAGCACCTCGTTGGGGGCGAAGGCGGAGAGTATCGACACGCCGCCCTCCAGCGCGAAGGTCCCGGCGCGCAGCGCTCCGCTCGCGGAATCAAGCAGCGCGACGGAAAGGTTTTTACCTTCAAACAGGCAGGCCGCGATCTTCCCGTCGCCGTCTGAGTTCTCCGGCAGCCAGGTCCCCGGCGTAACGATGCGGGTGACGCTGCGCTCGACAAGCGTACGCCCGTCCGGCTCGGTGATCTGTTCGCAGATCGCCACGCGGTAGCCGGCGGCGACAAGCCTTCCGAGATATGAATCGACGGAATGGAATGGAACTCCCGCCATCGGTATTTGGTTTTCGGAGTCTTTAGAGCGTGAGGTAAGGGTGATGTCAAGCACGGCGGAAGCGGTCTTGGCATCTTCAAAAAACATCTCATAAAAATCTCCCATGCGGAAAAAGAGAAGGCAGTCCGGGTACTTATCCTTCCAGTGCACATATTGCTCAAGCATGGGGGTCATCCTTATTCCGACTGGCAGT is drawn from Cloacibacillus porcorum and contains these coding sequences:
- the mutS gene encoding DNA mismatch repair protein MutS — protein: MLEQYVHWKDKYPDCLLFFRMGDFYEMFFEDAKTASAVLDITLTSRSKDSENQIPMAGVPFHSVDSYLGRLVAAGYRVAICEQITEPDGRTLVERSVTRIVTPGTWLPENSDGDGKIAACLFEGKNLSVALLDSASGALRAGTFALEGGVSILSAFAPNEVLLRRGQLEQFRKSCPSLTSCNTVERDKGDFSPPQASSWLCRKWNISSLSAMGLDDRDAAAGAAATAVKYLEETQFSKASHITAVTPILPRENLILDQNTQANLELIDQSTTSLFWVLNRCRTPMGKRMLKNWITSPLQDIAAIEARQDIVERLAGDPRLRARLGELLAGCRDMGKSLSRITLNMGSPSDMLVIKETLNFVPEIRALAAEDEALATLIPDCDTTELAALLMAAVADSVPRFLRDGGVIKGGFDAELDSWRSKAENSSSWLAAFEEAERARSGIKNLKAGVNKVFGYYIEIPKGNAGRAPMNYIRKQTLVNAERFITDELKAFEREMFSAESEMLAIEERIYAGLVEAVLAQAAAIQRTANFIAELDTLLSLGAVAAEQGYCRPQMDMSKDFVVKNARHPVVEVTLGKNPFTPNDFNFSDENGRRIAIITGPNMAGKSTYLRMAALIAVMAHMGSFIPAESAKIGLIDRVFTRIGARDELARGQSTFMVEMVETANILRHATDRSLIILDEVGRGTSTYDGLSIAWSVVEFLQGQEHARPRVFFATHYHELTQLAELLPGIVNLSMGVEESDRGVVFLHKIVEAPSDRSYGIEVARLAGVPAAVLRRSEELLATFEERGAEKNEEVKSSQQNQLTLFDVRQEAVLEELAACDPNNMTPMAALELVCRLREESRKVLGFK